One window of the Candidatus Kinetoplastibacterium desouzaii TCC079E genome contains the following:
- a CDS encoding prephenate dehydrogenase, which yields MLINSPGFNFHNVSVVTIVGVGLIGGSFALALKKSGYKGIIIGIDSKIDNLKMAKRLGLIDEYDSIESATKKSNLIFLSTPVSYTYDILCSIEPYLLNNTIITDVGSTKLDIVNAAYSVLGDRVSQFIPGHPIAGLEKAGPESAIPDLFNKQNVILTPLKENSKENLDIINSFWVACGANVISMSPTDHDCIFASVSHLPHFLSFMYMSYIASSDNVDLKLSLAGSGFRDFTRISAGSPGMWKDIFFANKKFINDELDGVLEMILRAKEALDKDDQETIQTILEKSSSARLAWFKE from the coding sequence ATGCTTATAAATTCTCCTGGTTTTAATTTTCATAATGTTTCAGTTGTAACAATTGTTGGTGTTGGTTTAATAGGCGGATCTTTTGCCTTGGCATTAAAGAAATCTGGATATAAAGGTATTATAATAGGTATTGATAGTAAAATTGACAATTTAAAAATGGCTAAAAGATTAGGTTTAATTGATGAGTATGATTCTATTGAGAGCGCAACTAAGAAATCTAATCTTATATTTTTATCCACTCCTGTTAGTTATACATATGATATTCTTTGTTCTATAGAACCTTATCTTCTGAATAATACTATTATTACAGATGTAGGTAGTACAAAATTGGATATTGTTAATGCCGCTTATTCAGTTTTGGGTGATAGAGTTAGTCAATTTATTCCTGGTCATCCTATAGCTGGTTTAGAGAAAGCTGGTCCAGAGTCAGCTATACCAGACTTATTTAATAAGCAAAATGTTATTCTTACTCCATTGAAAGAAAATTCTAAAGAAAATCTTGATATCATTAATTCTTTTTGGGTCGCTTGTGGAGCTAATGTTATTAGCATGAGTCCTACTGATCATGATTGTATTTTTGCATCTGTTAGTCATTTGCCTCATTTCTTATCGTTTATGTATATGTCATATATTGCATCTTCTGATAACGTTGATCTTAAATTATCTCTAGCTGGTTCTGGTTTTAGAGATTTTACTAGAATTTCTGCTGGATCTCCTGGTATGTGGAAAGATATATTTTTTGCAAACAAAAAATTTATAAATGATGAATTGGATGGAGTTTTAGAAATGATTTTAAGAGCTAAGGAAGCTCTAGATAAAGATGATCAAGAAACTATACAAACAATTTTAGAAAAATCTTCTTCTGCTCGTCTTGCTTGGTTTAAGGAATAA
- the hisC gene encoding histidinol-phosphate transaminase, producing MDINNQLLLPEYIKKISPYQSGKPINELAREFGIESASIVKLASNENSLGVSERVVSALSKAKDIIYRYPDANGFDLKLVLSEKYSIPVESIVLGNGSNDILELIAMTFLDGNSSAIYSEYSFAVYKIATQARGASHIEVPSSNYGHDLNLFYKSITDNSRLIFIANPNNPTGTFIKKSDLIVFLDSVYNNYGSKLIVVLDEAYTEYLDECDKFNSFSLIEKYPNLIVTRTFSKAYGLAGLRVGFSVSNPNIANFINRVRQPFNVNCFAQLAAIEALKDQDFLDKSCYLNKKEKERFYNFFDSLGFKYIPSFGNFILVNVGDSNKVNFELLKRGIIVRPVDNYNLSGWLRISIGNSLENSLFFDSLSDIVRLI from the coding sequence ATGGATATTAATAATCAATTATTATTGCCTGAGTATATAAAGAAAATTTCTCCATATCAATCAGGTAAACCAATAAATGAATTAGCAAGAGAGTTTGGTATAGAGTCTGCTTCTATAGTAAAACTTGCATCTAATGAAAACTCTCTTGGTGTCTCTGAAAGAGTTGTGAGTGCTTTATCTAAGGCAAAGGATATCATATATAGATATCCAGATGCTAATGGGTTTGATTTAAAACTTGTTTTATCAGAAAAATACTCTATTCCTGTAGAGAGTATAGTATTAGGTAATGGATCAAATGATATCTTAGAACTTATTGCTATGACATTCTTGGATGGTAATTCATCTGCCATATATTCAGAATATTCATTTGCTGTGTATAAAATTGCTACTCAAGCTAGAGGGGCTAGTCATATTGAAGTTCCATCGAGTAATTATGGGCATGATTTGAATTTATTTTATAAATCTATCACCGATAACTCTAGATTAATTTTTATTGCTAATCCTAATAATCCTACAGGTACTTTTATAAAAAAGTCTGATCTTATAGTTTTTTTAGATAGTGTTTATAATAACTATGGCAGCAAATTGATTGTAGTATTAGATGAAGCTTATACAGAATATTTAGATGAGTGTGATAAGTTTAACAGTTTTTCATTGATAGAAAAATATCCTAATTTGATAGTAACTCGTACTTTTTCAAAAGCTTATGGTCTTGCAGGCTTACGTGTTGGATTTTCTGTTTCAAATCCTAATATAGCTAATTTTATTAATAGAGTCAGACAGCCTTTCAATGTTAATTGTTTTGCGCAATTGGCTGCAATTGAAGCATTAAAAGATCAAGATTTTTTAGATAAGAGTTGTTATTTAAACAAAAAGGAGAAAGAAAGATTTTATAATTTTTTTGACTCTCTAGGTTTTAAATATATTCCTAGTTTTGGTAATTTTATTTTGGTTAACGTGGGTGACTCTAATAAAGTTAATTTTGAATTATTAAAAAGAGGAATTATTGTTCGTCCTGTTGATAATTATAATTTATCAGGATGGTTAAGAATAAGTATAGGAAATTCTTTAGAAAATTCTTTATTTTTTGATTCATTGAGTGATATTGTTAGATTAATATAG
- the pheA gene encoding prephenate dehydratase, giving the protein MDDELYSKLLPLRNLIDELDRKILETLNRRSEIVVEIGKIKHSVNLDDSVIKPERESQIIEKLQRINTGPFQTSAIEHVWKEIISACRDLERSMQVAYLGPKGSFSEQAAFEHFGRSVNNVQCTSFDEVFHAIESGRADVGMVPIENSIEGAVNRSLDLFLNSNLKIIGERSLIIKHCLLTKSGNMNGIKKITAHPQALAQCQEWLNKHYPNLERVSTSSNSEAAHIASKSEDFAAIAGMIAAESWGLRPVYSNIQDDINNRTRFLAIGNIESSPSGNDKTSLILAVPNKACAVYEMLKPFAIHKVSMTRFESRPARTGQWEYYFYVDIIGHQKETNVSRALELIKTQVAFFKNLGSYPAQ; this is encoded by the coding sequence ATGGATGATGAATTATATTCTAAATTATTGCCTTTAAGAAATTTGATAGATGAATTAGATAGGAAGATTTTAGAAACATTAAATAGAAGGTCTGAAATAGTAGTTGAAATAGGCAAAATAAAACATTCTGTCAATCTTGATGATTCAGTTATTAAGCCGGAAAGAGAATCACAGATTATAGAAAAATTGCAAAGAATTAATACTGGTCCTTTTCAGACTTCTGCTATAGAACATGTTTGGAAAGAAATAATATCAGCTTGCAGGGATTTGGAACGTTCTATGCAAGTAGCTTATTTAGGTCCTAAAGGTTCTTTTTCTGAACAAGCTGCTTTTGAACATTTTGGTAGATCAGTTAATAATGTCCAATGTACATCTTTCGATGAGGTGTTTCATGCGATTGAGTCTGGCAGGGCTGATGTAGGCATGGTTCCTATAGAAAACTCAATTGAAGGTGCAGTTAATAGGAGTCTTGATCTTTTTCTTAATTCTAATTTGAAAATAATAGGGGAAAGATCCTTAATTATAAAGCATTGTTTGTTAACTAAAAGTGGGAATATGAATGGAATTAAAAAAATTACAGCTCATCCTCAAGCCTTGGCCCAATGTCAAGAATGGTTAAATAAACATTATCCTAATCTTGAGAGAGTTTCTACTTCTAGTAATTCAGAAGCAGCTCATATCGCTTCTAAAAGTGAAGATTTTGCTGCAATAGCAGGTATGATTGCCGCTGAATCTTGGGGATTAAGGCCTGTATATTCTAATATACAGGATGATATTAATAATAGAACTCGTTTTCTTGCTATTGGTAATATAGAATCATCACCTAGTGGTAATGATAAAACTAGTTTGATTTTAGCGGTTCCTAACAAAGCTTGCGCTGTTTATGAGATGTTAAAACCTTTTGCTATACATAAAGTTTCTATGACTAGATTTGAATCTAGACCAGCTAGAACTGGACAGTGGGAATATTATTTTTATGTTGATATTATTGGACATCAAAAAGAAACTAATGTTTCAAGAGCTCTAGAGTTAATAAAAACTCAGGTAGCATTTTTTAAAAATTTAGGTTCTTATCCTGCACAGTGA
- the serC gene encoding 3-phosphoserine/phosphohydroxythreonine transaminase: MSQIWNFSSGPATLPRMVLEKISSELMSWDNKGISVLEMSHRSNYFADICYEAEKDLRDLLNLSSDYAVIFSHAGGHAANSFIPMNLIERTSKRNADFIVSGHWSDVSFRESKKYGNVRVIADNNSLYSKNGNLYNPRRWMPSLETWDFSKVSSYVYLCSNETIDGIEFCEWPNLLDYSVDSELVVDASSNLLTRPMFIEKVGIIFACAQKNLGIAGLTLVIIKKDLLGFYSSICPSSFNYTNLAKTNSLYSTPPIFAIYVAGLMFKWLKFKGGLQSVAEENYQKSETIYNYIDSTDFYNNNVETSVRSKVNIPFVLHDACLNDIFLSEAEESGFINLNGHRSVGGMRASIYNSMPMSAVQSLINYMREFERVYG, encoded by the coding sequence ATGTCTCAAATTTGGAATTTTTCCTCTGGTCCTGCAACCTTGCCTAGAATGGTGCTGGAGAAAATTTCTTCTGAGTTAATGAGTTGGGATAATAAAGGCATATCAGTATTAGAGATGAGTCATCGCAGCAATTATTTTGCTGATATTTGTTATGAAGCAGAGAAAGACCTGCGTGATTTGTTGAATTTGTCTTCTGATTATGCAGTTATATTTTCACATGCTGGTGGTCATGCAGCTAATTCTTTTATTCCAATGAATCTTATAGAAAGAACAAGCAAGAGAAACGCTGATTTTATAGTATCAGGACATTGGTCTGATGTATCTTTCCGAGAATCTAAAAAATATGGAAATGTTCGTGTAATTGCTGATAATAATAGTTTATACAGTAAAAATGGTAATCTTTATAATCCACGTAGATGGATGCCTTCTTTAGAAACTTGGGATTTTAGTAAGGTATCGTCTTATGTGTATTTATGCAGTAATGAAACTATAGATGGTATTGAATTTTGTGAGTGGCCGAATTTATTAGATTACTCTGTGGATTCTGAGTTAGTTGTAGATGCTTCTTCTAATTTATTAACTAGACCTATGTTTATAGAAAAAGTTGGAATAATATTTGCTTGTGCTCAAAAAAACTTAGGAATAGCTGGTTTGACCTTAGTAATTATAAAAAAAGATTTGTTGGGTTTTTATTCTTCTATATGTCCTTCTTCTTTTAATTATACAAATCTTGCAAAAACAAATTCTTTATATAGTACACCTCCTATTTTTGCTATTTATGTTGCTGGTTTAATGTTTAAATGGTTAAAATTTAAAGGAGGATTACAATCTGTAGCTGAAGAAAATTATCAAAAATCAGAAACTATTTACAATTACATAGACTCTACTGATTTTTATAATAATAATGTTGAAACTAGTGTAAGGTCTAAGGTAAATATTCCCTTCGTATTACATGATGCATGTTTAAATGATATTTTTTTATCTGAAGCAGAAGAATCTGGTTTTATAAATTTAAATGGGCATAGAAGTGTAGGAGGAATGAGAGCTTCTATTTATAATTCTATGCCTATGTCTGCTGTCCAGTCTTTGATTAACTATATGAGAGAATTTGAGCGTGTTTATGGATGA
- the gyrA gene encoding DNA gyrase subunit A, with protein sequence MDSFAMEMLPVSLEEEMRRSYLDYAMSVIVGRALPDVRDGLKPVHRRVLFAMHELHNDWNRAYKKSARIVGDVIGKYHPHGDQSVYDTIVRLAQDFSMRYMLIDGQGNFGSIDGDSAAAMRYTEVRLAKISHELLSDIENETVDFGLNYDGSEKEPLVLPSKIPNLLINGGSGIAVGMATNIPPHNLREVISGCLFYLTKPDCTIDELIDFIPAPDFPTGGIIYGISGVREGYKTGRGRVLMRAKTHFEDYKKDHKSAIIVDELPYQVNKKTLQERIAELVNSKKIEGISDIRDESDKDGMRLVIELKRGESPEIILNNLYKNTQLQDTLGMNLVALVEGQPKLLNLKQIIGYFLEHRREVITRRTIFKLNKAKNRAHILEGLAVALANIDDFILIIKAASSPSIARQNLMNRDWPSDLVRDMLVRFENSGIDKDVYRPSDVNTIFGINSIGLYKLSEWQAQEILNMRLQRLTGLEQNKVIEEYKDIMSVIADLLDILSKSERITEIIVNELNEVKEEFSSEDSDPRRSYIEHNATELYTEDLIVPTDMVVTLSYNGYLKSQPLSEYRLQKRGGHGKQATSIKENDWVEHLFIANSHDFLLFFSDLGRVYWLKVWEVPQGTRGSKGKPIVNMFPLSKNEKITVVLPVKEFSENLYVFMATANGVVKKTSLSDFSNPRKNGIIAVGLDDGDYLIGAELTNGDYDIMLFSDSGKAVRFSEKDVRSVSRSARGVRGMVLGKNQRVVSLLVSNSEEKSVLIATENGFGKRTSIKHYTVHNRSTKGMIAIQNSKRNGKVVGAVLVDLSDEIMLITTSGVLVRTRVSEIRKMGRVTQGVTLININSGSYLSKIRKVIESDLDVSDEDHVNG encoded by the coding sequence ATGGATTCCTTTGCTATGGAAATGCTTCCAGTATCTCTGGAAGAGGAAATGCGTCGTAGCTATTTAGACTATGCTATGAGTGTAATTGTTGGTCGTGCCTTACCGGATGTTAGAGATGGTTTAAAGCCTGTTCACAGAAGAGTTCTTTTTGCAATGCATGAGTTACATAATGATTGGAATCGTGCTTATAAAAAATCAGCTCGTATTGTAGGTGATGTCATTGGTAAATATCATCCACATGGAGATCAGTCTGTCTATGATACTATCGTAAGGTTGGCCCAAGATTTTTCTATGAGATATATGTTAATAGACGGTCAGGGGAATTTTGGTTCTATCGATGGTGATAGTGCTGCTGCTATGCGATATACAGAAGTTAGATTGGCAAAAATTTCTCATGAATTATTATCTGATATTGAAAATGAAACAGTAGATTTTGGTCTGAACTATGATGGTAGTGAAAAAGAGCCGTTAGTTCTACCTTCTAAAATTCCTAATCTTTTAATAAATGGAGGTTCTGGAATAGCTGTTGGTATGGCTACTAATATTCCACCTCATAATTTAAGAGAAGTTATTTCTGGTTGTTTGTTTTATTTGACAAAACCAGATTGTACTATCGATGAGTTAATTGATTTTATCCCAGCTCCAGACTTTCCTACTGGAGGTATAATTTATGGCATTTCTGGTGTTAGAGAGGGTTATAAAACAGGTCGTGGGCGAGTTTTAATGCGAGCCAAAACTCATTTTGAGGATTATAAGAAGGATCATAAATCTGCTATTATTGTAGATGAGCTTCCTTATCAGGTTAATAAAAAAACTCTTCAAGAAAGAATAGCAGAATTAGTTAATTCCAAGAAAATTGAAGGAATATCTGATATAAGAGATGAGTCAGATAAAGATGGAATGAGACTGGTTATAGAACTAAAAAGAGGAGAGTCTCCAGAAATAATTCTTAATAACTTATATAAGAATACTCAGTTACAAGATACTTTAGGTATGAATTTGGTTGCTTTAGTAGAAGGGCAACCAAAGTTATTGAATTTAAAACAAATAATTGGTTATTTTTTAGAACATCGTCGAGAAGTTATTACAAGAAGAACCATATTTAAATTAAATAAAGCTAAAAATCGTGCTCATATACTGGAGGGGTTGGCAGTAGCATTAGCTAACATAGATGATTTCATATTAATTATAAAAGCAGCTTCTAGTCCTTCGATAGCACGTCAGAATTTGATGAATAGGGATTGGCCATCAGATTTAGTAAGAGACATGCTTGTTAGATTCGAGAATTCTGGTATAGATAAGGATGTATATAGACCTTCTGATGTGAATACTATTTTTGGTATTAATAGCATAGGTCTTTATAAACTTAGTGAATGGCAAGCTCAGGAAATTTTGAATATGCGTTTGCAGCGTTTAACTGGATTAGAGCAAAATAAAGTTATAGAAGAGTATAAAGATATAATGTCTGTAATAGCTGATTTATTAGATATTTTATCCAAATCAGAACGAATAACTGAAATTATTGTTAATGAGTTAAATGAAGTAAAAGAAGAATTTTCTAGTGAAGATTCTGATCCTCGAAGATCTTATATAGAACATAATGCTACTGAATTATATACAGAAGATTTGATTGTACCAACTGATATGGTAGTTACTTTGTCTTATAATGGTTACTTAAAAAGTCAACCATTGTCTGAGTACCGCTTGCAGAAAAGGGGTGGTCATGGGAAGCAAGCTACTTCTATAAAAGAAAATGATTGGGTTGAGCATTTATTTATAGCCAATTCTCATGATTTCTTGCTTTTCTTTTCAGATTTGGGGAGAGTTTATTGGTTAAAAGTATGGGAAGTTCCTCAAGGAACCAGAGGATCCAAAGGTAAACCAATAGTTAATATGTTTCCATTATCAAAAAATGAAAAGATTACTGTTGTTCTTCCCGTAAAAGAGTTCAGCGAGAATTTATATGTTTTTATGGCAACAGCTAATGGTGTAGTTAAAAAAACATCTTTATCAGATTTTTCCAATCCAAGAAAAAATGGGATAATAGCTGTCGGATTAGATGATGGAGATTATTTAATTGGAGCAGAATTAACAAATGGTGATTATGATATAATGCTGTTTTCTGATTCAGGAAAGGCTGTAAGATTTAGCGAAAAAGATGTTCGTTCTGTTAGCCGAAGCGCTCGTGGTGTACGAGGTATGGTATTAGGTAAGAATCAACGTGTTGTTTCTTTACTTGTTTCAAACAGTGAAGAAAAAAGTGTTTTAATAGCTACTGAGAATGGCTTTGGTAAAAGAACTTCTATTAAACATTATACTGTTCATAATCGTAGTACTAAAGGTATGATAGCAATACAAAACAGTAAGCGTAATGGTAAGGTGGTCGGTGCTGTTTTAGTTGATCTAAGTGATGAAATAATGTTGATTACTACATCTGGGGTTTTAGTTAGAACTCGAGTGTCTGAAATAAGAAAAATGGGTAGAGTTACTCAGGGAGTTACATTAATAAATATTAATAGTGGTAGTTACCTATCTAAAATTAGAAAAGTTATAGAGTCTGATTTGGATGTATCTGATGAAGATCATGTTAATGGTTAA
- a CDS encoding OmpA family protein, which translates to MSVSSKLAIALTFTAISATSSVLANETNHLKGSFGHPLKNGTNELVWRLNNYNENSNKISSVKAPISKNIISERTFFDFDKHSLKESNNEQLDKILLKLKQTNLEKIVAYGYTDSKGNPNYNKKLSGLRAESVKKYFISKGIDSKYIVIESKGSDNPIATNNNEEGRAQNRRVEIKVFAKN; encoded by the coding sequence ATGAGCGTATCATCTAAATTAGCTATTGCCCTTACATTCACTGCTATTTCAGCAACAAGCAGTGTTTTGGCAAACGAAACAAATCATTTAAAAGGATCTTTCGGACATCCTTTAAAAAATGGAACTAATGAATTAGTATGGCGTCTTAATAATTACAATGAGAATTCAAACAAAATCTCATCAGTTAAAGCACCTATAAGCAAAAATATAATCTCAGAAAGAACTTTTTTTGATTTTGATAAACATAGTCTAAAAGAGTCAAATAATGAACAATTAGATAAAATATTATTAAAATTAAAACAAACAAATTTAGAAAAAATTGTTGCTTACGGTTATACAGACTCCAAAGGAAATCCTAACTACAACAAAAAACTTTCTGGTCTCAGAGCTGAATCAGTAAAAAAATACTTCATTAGCAAAGGAATAGACTCTAAATATATTGTTATAGAGTCGAAAGGTTCTGATAATCCTATCGCAACAAATAATAATGAAGAAGGAAGAGCTCAAAATAGAAGAGTAGAAATTAAAGTATTTGCCAAAAATTAG
- a CDS encoding RluA family pseudouridine synthase, which yields MNPKKIIVPEGFSGRVDKTLAILMPDYSREVIKKWIIDNNVLVNGCYIKNRHNVKYGDVITVYEQPLPESLSFTAEDVAFEVLEENSDWLIVNKPAGLVTHPGSGNWSGTLLNGLLYRYPELFIVPRAGIVHRLDKNTSGIMIVARTLKSQIYLVRQLQLRFISREYIAIVQGSLLKEGTINKTIGRDINNPIKMSAANKVISPKEAVTHFRSIVHGLTPCQRNVTKIKCILDTGRTHQIRVHLSSIGHPLLGDSVYNGQFLSICDRPMLHSEILSFVNEKGNKYTFSSPIPSDMHKVLDKIKWIA from the coding sequence ATGAATCCTAAAAAAATTATTGTTCCTGAGGGTTTTAGTGGTAGGGTAGATAAAACTCTTGCTATTTTAATGCCAGATTATTCTAGAGAGGTAATAAAAAAATGGATTATAGATAATAATGTTCTTGTTAATGGTTGTTATATAAAGAATCGACATAATGTTAAATATGGCGATGTAATTACTGTTTATGAACAACCCTTACCAGAATCATTATCTTTTACTGCCGAAGATGTTGCTTTTGAAGTCCTAGAGGAAAATAGTGATTGGCTTATAGTGAATAAGCCTGCTGGTTTAGTAACTCACCCTGGATCAGGCAATTGGAGTGGTACTCTTTTAAATGGTCTTTTATATAGATATCCTGAACTTTTTATAGTTCCAAGAGCAGGTATAGTACATAGATTAGATAAGAATACTTCTGGTATTATGATTGTTGCTCGTACATTAAAATCACAAATTTATTTAGTAAGACAATTACAGCTTAGATTTATATCTAGAGAATATATAGCTATAGTTCAAGGAAGTTTGCTAAAAGAAGGAACTATTAATAAAACAATAGGTAGAGATATAAATAATCCTATAAAAATGAGCGCAGCAAATAAAGTTATATCACCTAAAGAAGCTGTAACTCATTTTAGATCTATTGTACATGGTTTAACTCCTTGTCAACGTAATGTTACCAAAATAAAGTGTATTTTAGATACTGGTCGCACTCATCAAATCAGAGTGCATCTTTCTAGTATAGGTCATCCATTATTAGGAGATTCAGTTTACAATGGTCAATTTTTATCTATTTGTGATCGACCAATGCTTCATTCAGAAATTCTAAGTTTTGTTAATGAAAAAGGTAATAAATATACTTTTTCAAGTCCTATACCATCAGATATGCATAAGGTATTAGATAAAATAAAATGGATTGCTTAA
- a CDS encoding outer membrane protein assembly factor BamD, with the protein MFNISRKKIIFYIIKYIFILSLTLTISSCTYNNHNSINILNESEELLYKELKKEISHKNWEKAKALGKIIKRNYPSGNIYQNTLIDMIYIYWQEGSIEDSLNNIRKFQERYPNHPKTDYILYLKGRINFTPTQSLFSKITKQKLFETDSQKMQIAYECYKELIKKFPTSIYAKEAKKLIQYTIDNIARNELYIAKYYYYKKAYLASINRANEIAHNNNYDNKYKKEAIEIITKSRKNLGINQVIQ; encoded by the coding sequence ATGTTTAATATTTCTCGAAAAAAAATAATTTTTTATATTATTAAATACATATTTATACTATCTTTAACACTTACCATATCCTCATGTACTTACAATAATCATAATAGTATTAACATACTAAATGAATCAGAAGAACTTTTATACAAAGAATTAAAAAAAGAAATTAGCCATAAAAACTGGGAAAAAGCTAAAGCCTTAGGAAAAATAATTAAAAGAAATTATCCATCTGGCAATATATACCAAAACACCCTCATAGATATGATATATATATATTGGCAAGAAGGCTCTATAGAAGATTCTCTAAATAATATAAGAAAATTCCAAGAAAGATATCCAAATCATCCAAAAACAGACTATATTTTGTATCTAAAAGGTAGAATCAATTTCACTCCCACACAATCTTTATTTTCTAAAATAACTAAACAAAAATTGTTTGAAACAGACTCTCAAAAAATGCAAATAGCATATGAATGCTATAAAGAACTTATAAAGAAATTTCCTACAAGCATTTACGCTAAAGAAGCGAAAAAATTAATTCAATATACAATTGATAACATAGCAAGAAACGAACTATATATAGCAAAATATTATTATTACAAAAAAGCATACTTAGCATCTATTAACCGAGCCAACGAAATTGCTCATAATAATAACTATGATAATAAATATAAAAAAGAAGCTATAGAAATAATTACTAAATCACGTAAAAATTTGGGAATAAATCAAGTTATACAATAA
- the trpS gene encoding tryptophan--tRNA ligase has protein sequence MNIRVVTGITTSGTPHLGNYAGAIKPAIIASVKPNVESFFFLADYHALIKCHDPNKLYRSRLEIAATWLAVGLDIDRVVFYRQSDIPEIVELSWILTCSTAKGLMNRAHAYKACVSNNLSKGLDQDDTVSMGLFSYPILMAADILMFKANKVPVGKDQVQHLEMARDIAQKFNRKYNNDFFVLPEALVASSVGTLPGLDGRKMSKSYNNTIPLFEGSAKDLKSSIMHIITDSKEPGEYKDAYNSHLYILYKAFSNETESEEFRKKLALGMSWSEAKKSLYEKIEYEIFPMREKYSKLITQPDLIEKILQFGAQKARVLSKKCIEEVRDLIGIRSLIDYKKNNLGKGINYDSKINNSKNKKKARLICYRDDLNKFRIRLLSTTGKELLTIKDSFSNADDAVLLMKKLNWFLKKSEMNK, from the coding sequence ATGAATATCCGTGTTGTTACTGGGATTACAACTTCAGGCACTCCTCATTTAGGGAATTATGCTGGTGCTATAAAGCCAGCTATAATAGCTAGTGTTAAGCCAAATGTTGAGTCATTTTTTTTCTTAGCAGATTATCACGCTTTGATAAAATGTCATGATCCTAATAAATTATATCGTTCTAGGTTAGAGATAGCTGCAACTTGGTTAGCTGTTGGTTTGGATATAGATAGAGTTGTTTTTTATAGACAATCAGATATACCTGAAATAGTAGAATTATCATGGATACTAACTTGCTCTACAGCAAAGGGGTTGATGAATAGAGCACATGCTTATAAAGCATGTGTAAGCAATAATTTATCTAAAGGTTTGGATCAAGATGACACTGTAAGTATGGGTTTGTTTTCTTATCCTATTCTTATGGCTGCTGATATTTTAATGTTTAAAGCTAATAAAGTCCCTGTAGGAAAAGATCAAGTTCAACATTTAGAGATGGCAAGGGATATAGCTCAAAAATTTAATCGTAAATATAATAATGATTTTTTTGTTTTGCCTGAGGCTTTGGTTGCTAGTTCAGTTGGTACATTGCCTGGTTTAGATGGCCGTAAAATGTCTAAAAGTTATAATAACACGATACCTCTTTTTGAAGGAAGTGCAAAAGATTTAAAATCATCTATTATGCATATAATAACTGATTCTAAAGAACCAGGTGAGTATAAAGATGCATATAATTCACATTTATATATTTTATATAAAGCTTTTTCTAATGAAACAGAATCTGAAGAATTTAGAAAAAAATTAGCTCTTGGTATGTCTTGGTCAGAAGCAAAAAAAAGTTTATACGAGAAAATAGAGTATGAAATTTTTCCTATGCGTGAGAAATATTCTAAATTAATAACCCAACCTGATTTAATAGAAAAAATCTTGCAATTTGGGGCACAAAAGGCTCGTGTTTTGTCAAAAAAATGTATTGAGGAAGTTAGAGATTTAATAGGCATACGTAGTTTAATAGATTATAAAAAAAATAATCTAGGGAAAGGAATAAATTATGATAGCAAGATTAACAACTCTAAAAACAAGAAAAAAGCTCGTCTTATTTGTTATAGAGATGATTTGAATAAATTTAGAATTCGTTTGCTATCTACGACTGGGAAAGAGTTATTAACTATAAAAGATTCTTTTTCAAATGCTGATGATGCTGTTTTATTAATGAAAAAATTAAATTGGTTTTTAAAAAAATCAGAGATGAACAAGTAA